In Cydia fagiglandana chromosome 9, ilCydFagi1.1, whole genome shotgun sequence, a single window of DNA contains:
- the LOC134667308 gene encoding chaoptin: MVLGDACVRALHGATLLALLVGPLAAPRPEPCAGSPLCSCRDKHMSCIAVPLHRFPEWPHIELQHLDISMSNLEVLSESALDGLKLQTLVLVANKLHNIEPHAYSSMAVTLASLDLGYNDFTEIPQQGLKDLKVLNWLNLQNNNIAHVDPEIRWHHLEDTLTSLSLSNNQVRALRPRALSALRRLLQLDLEGNLLRSISPDSLPPSLTLIKLSNNFLHKFSCDLVYNLPRLQGVQLRHNFINFDHNSTCTNNKTKRIEKLDLSNNRLNDSTEILILQEIQIRQIILDLNELTIVPKLVYAKNRVERLSISYNNLKYIYNDVFLSLKNSLEHLEVEHNKLSHLPDSLAQVARLRHLSLAYNQLEESPPLPGRLQTLSLAGNFLTAMPSSLQTLEPGSIRYLDLSYNRISNLMPDEFRDWAIALATINLRGNRIAQIYKNVFPASMPVKEINLSFNDLYYVHPQSFSNVTSSLHVLESSSTLFSGYFPFEIDEGLVNLSWLSFDNNDFHILRLTDIALLPYLKYLNLDYNRIVDIVIDESHHNITLALNSIRISYNFISSIRGRTFTNMPDLRNLDLSYNRINNLTKHSFTNLPNLRYLSLAGNIIDSMEPETFANLPKLEILELQGNNFTYFQLDSFLNVSHADITFTLNVSRNNIRSIDGDSTVSVNIFDCSHNDLQEVPNNIFLVFESTIRQIILSHNKIMHISSEAFGQAAHLEILDLHKNNINSIKRKSFSDLFSLQILDLSHNVISQLAVEQFSNLNRLRYLKMDHNNLRLLPRDVFKNTMIEHLDLSVNEISIFPSTALSQIGFTLRYLDLSYNRIEYLDSNIFRNTQFLLSLNLGHNLLTVLSDNTFSCLGGLSQLDLSFNSIKANFKELFHNLPNLRHLNLANISLKSVPYLPLTNLTSLNLTSNLINSFKETDVKRLGNLRHLDISHNRLTSLVPKMWSHLNNLNILDISFNPIIKISPSSFKWLSNLSHLNLNGLKHLDIVDQDSFRPLMSLRSLSIQTWSTINHSTFRISNITSSLPSLYKLIIHWTDDVMDDQLQGIDARNIRFLEIRGSRLRKISDEAFEPFSSSQEMFIRITATSLAKLPTALMRHLGQVPQLGLDLSYNQLTTLNPAIFYPNFTSWSHVATKLLSGGLILTGNPLRCECELAWLGAWLRRWLQENEAGAELRRAVRGATCKDQLGRRVPLLQLRADEADCHASALSSDAQPKYTHASFILALLWTLIFR, from the exons ATGGTGTTGGGCGATGCGTGCGTGCGCGCGCTACACGGGGCCACGCTGCTGGCGCTGCTGGTGGGCCCGCTGGCGGCGCCGCGCCCGGAGCCGTGCGCCGGCAGCCCGCTATGCTCCTGCCGGGACAAGCACATGTCCTGCATCGCGGTGCCGCTACACCGCTTTCCAG AATGGCCTCACATAGAGTTACAACATTTGGATATAAGCATGTCTAATCTGGAAGTCCTATCAGAAAGCGCACTGGATGGCCTAAAACTTCAAACCCTAGTATTAGTAGCAAACAAATTACATAACATCGAACCACATGCATATAG TTCCATGGCTGTTACACTTGCCTCTTTAGATCTCGGATACAACGATTTCACAGAAATACCGCAACAAGGCTTGAAAGatttaaaagttttaaattGGTTGAATCTGCAGAA cAACAACATAGCGCATGTTGATCCTGAAATTCGATGGCATCATTTAGAAGACACATTGACGAGTTTATCTTTGAGTAACAACCAAGTGCGCGCACTGCGGCCGCGCGCGCTGAGCGCGCTGCGCCGGCTGCTGCAGCTGGATCTCGAGGGCAATCTGCTGCGCTCCATCAGTCCGGACTCCTTACCTCCCTCCCTAACCCTCATCAAGCTCTCCAATAACTTTTTACACAAATTCTCCTGTGATTTAGTTTATAATCTCCCTAGGCTACAAGGTGTACAATTAcgacataattttattaactttgaCCACAATTCCACTTGTACGAACAACAAAACCAAAAGAATAGAGAAACTAGACTTGAGTAATAATAGATTAAATGACTCTACCGAAATACTTATACTCCAAGAAATCCAAATTAGGCAAATTATTTTAGATCTCAACGAACTAACAATAGTTCCTAAGTTAGTTTATGCTAAGAATCGTGTAGAGAGATTGTCTATCTCGTACAATAAccttaaatatatttacaatgaCGTATTTTTATcattgaaaaactcattggagCACTTGGAAGTGGAGCACAACAAATTGTCCCACTTGCCGGACAGCCTGGCGCAGGTCGCGCGGCTCCGCCATTTATCTCTGGCGTACAACCAGTTGGAGGAGTCGCCGCCCCTCCCCGGCCGCCTCCAGACGCTTTCTCTGGCCGGCAACTTTTTAACTGCCATGCCCTCTTCGCTTCAAACACTCGAACCGGGTTCCATTCGTTACCTCGATTTAAGCTATAACAGGATATCTAATTTGATGCCCGACGAATTtcgagactgggctattgctcTAGCGACTATCAATTTGAGAGGAAACAGGATTGCACAGATTTATAAGAACGTTTTCCCGGCTAGTAtgccagtaaaagaaattaatttgaGTTTCAACGACTTATACTACGTTCATCCGCAATCTTTTTCGAATGTTACTAGCTCCTTGCATGTTTTAGAGTCATCTTCGACACTATTTAGTGGTTATTTTCCGTTCGAAATAGACGAGGGTCTAGTAAACCTTAGTTGGCTTTCTTTTGACAATAATGATTTTCACATACTAAGATTAACAGACATAGCGTTACTGCCgtatttaaagtatttaaatctAGACTATAACAGGATCGTAGACATAGTTATCGACGAAAGTCATCATAATATTACCTTAGCTCTAAACAGTATAAGAATTTCCTATAATTTCATAAGTTCAATACGAGGCCGAACATTTACGAATATGCCTGACTTGAGAAACTTAGATTTATCTTATAACCGAATCAATAACTTAACTAAGCACAGTTTCACCAACTTACcgaacttgagatatttatctCTGGCTGGGAACATAATCGATTCGATGGAGCCGGAAACCTTTGCTAATTTGCCGAAACTAGAAATATTAGAGCTCCAAGGTAATAACTTCACGTACTTTCAGCTTGATTCGTTTCTCAACGTTTCTCATGCCGATATTACGTTTACGTTAAATGTCAGTAGAAATAATATTAGAAGCATAGATGGCGATTCCACAGTTTCGGTAAATATATTCGACTGTTCACACAATGATTTGCAAGAAGTGCCAAATAATATCTTCCTTGTATTTGAGTCCACAATACGACAAATTATTCTTtcgcataataaaattatgcataTTTCGAGTGAAGCGTTTGGCCAAGCTGCTCATTTGGAGATACTAGATTTGCATAAGAACAATATAAACTCAATTAAAAGAAAGTCTTTTAGTGATTTGTTTTCGTTACAAATTTTAGACCTTTCTCATAATGTCATTTCCCAGCTGGCAGTGGAGCAATTTAGCAATTTAAATAGATTAAGATACCTGAAAATGGACCATAATAACCTAAGACTCCTTCCTAGAGATGTATTTAAGAATACTATGATCGAACATCTAGATCTCAGTGTTAACGAGATCTCAATATTCCCAAGCACTGCTCTCTCTCAGATTGGCTTCACTCTCAGGTATCTAGATTTATCTTACAACCGTATAGAATATTTAGATAGCAACATATTTCGTAACACACAGTTTCTATTAAGTTTGAACTTAGGTCACAATTTACTTACAGTTTTATCCGATAACACTTTTTCCTGTCTCGGAGGTTTGAGTCAGCTCGACTTAAGCTTTAATTCTATAAAAGCAAACTTTAAAGAGTTGTTCCACAACCTTCCCAACTTGCGGCATTTGAATCTTGCAAATATAAGTTTAAAATCAGTGCCTTATTTACCATTGACTAACTTAACGAGTCTCAATTTAACTTCAAATTTAATTAACAGCTTTAAGGAGACTGACGTTAAACGGCTAGGGAATCTTCGCCACTTAGACATTAGCCATAATCGTCTTACCTCTCTGGTGCCAAAAATGTGGTCgcacttaaataatttaaatattcttgATATTTCATTTAACCCTATCATAAAAATCTCGCCAAGTAGTTTTAAATGGTTGAGCAACTTATCtcatttaaatttgaacggTCTCAAGCATTTAGATATAGTTGACCAAGATTCCTTCCGCCCCTTAATGTCTCTGCGGTCCCTGAGCATACAGACGTGGTCCACCATAAACCATTCCACTTTTCGAATCTCCAATATTACTTCGTCCCTTCCTTCCCTTTACAAGTTGATTATTCACTGGACTGATGATGTAATGGACGATCAGCTGCAAGGAATTGACGCAAGGAATATTCGTTTCTTGGAAATTCGAGGATCGAGGCTGCGTAAAATATCGGACGAAGCCTTCGAGCCATTTTCGAGTAGTCAAGAGATGTTTATTCGGATAACAGCCACCTCCCTGGCGAAGTTGCCGACGGCGCTGATGCGGCACCTCGGACAGGTGCCTCAGCTGGGCCTCGACTTGAGCTATAACCAGCTCACCACACTAAATCCGGCCATTTTCTACCCAAACTTTACAAGCTGGAGTCATGTAGCGACTAAGCTGTTATCAG GCGGCTTGATTCTGACGGGTAACCCACTGCGTTGCGAGTGCGAGCTGGCGTGGCTGGGGGCGTGGCTGcggcgatggctacaggaaaacGAGGCAGGCGCGGAGCTGCGGCGAGCCGTGCGCGGCGCCACCTGCAAGGATCAGCTCGGCCGCCGCGTGCCGTTGCTGCAGCTGCGCGCAGACGAGGCCGACTGCCACGCCAGTGCTCTGTCCAGTGACGCGCAGCCTAAATACACACACGCATCCTTCATCCTCGCTTTACTCTGGACTCTCATCTTCAGATGA